A single genomic interval of Eptesicus fuscus isolate TK198812 chromosome 10, DD_ASM_mEF_20220401, whole genome shotgun sequence harbors:
- the OOEP gene encoding oocyte-expressed protein homolog: protein MVDQPGAAVQEEPWMSAQALDKLLKMPLPLPRIRTRPWWFPALELRDPLVFYLEASLADPVFGPDRVMIPEIEWMNQVLLSVETVSSGSLMEITVFGQPRVQTRVKSVLLSLAARHRENRARDEKMKQLEKFLKAHGSPPPTPQSPQSPDA, encoded by the exons ATGGTCGACCAGCCAGGTGCTGCGGTCCAGGAGGAGCCATGGATGTCCGCCCAGGCCCTGGACAAGCTGCTGAAGATGCCGCTCCCACTGCCACGGATTCGCACCCGGCCCTGGTGGTTTCCTGCGCTGGAGCTGAGAGACCCCTTGGTGTTTTACCTGGAGGCTAGTCTGGCCGACCCCGTCTTCG GCCCAGACAGAGTCATGATTCCGGAAATAGAGTGGATGAACCAGGTCCTGCTGTCTGTGGAAACAGTGAGCTCCGGGAGCTTAATGGAAATCACAGTTTTCGGGCAGCCCCGCGTACAGACCCGGGTGAAAAGCGTGCTCCTGAGCCTGGCAGCGAGGCACCGGGAAAACCGCGCCCGAG ATGAGAAGATGAAACAACTTGAGAAGTTCTTGAAGGCCCATGGGTCACCTCCTCCGACTCCCCAGTCTCCCCAGTCTCCTGATGCCTGA